The following coding sequences lie in one Pseudomonas sp. SL4(2022) genomic window:
- a CDS encoding Maf family protein produces MAILYLASGSPRRRELLAQIGVPFLTQIAPIDENALPGESPLTYVERLACTKAHAGLAALADSNDAVVLGADTAVVLDGRILGKPLDRADALATLQALSGRSHQVLTAVALVSRERQASRVVASQVTFRALSPAEIEAYWASGEPQDKAGSYGIQGLAAVFVSQLQGSYSAVVGLPLCETAALLAEFAIPCWQTMPDHSQEVAGRG; encoded by the coding sequence TTGGCCATCCTCTATCTTGCTTCCGGATCGCCGCGCCGGCGTGAGCTGCTGGCGCAGATCGGTGTGCCCTTCCTTACGCAAATCGCTCCGATTGATGAAAATGCATTGCCAGGTGAGTCGCCACTCACCTATGTAGAGCGTCTGGCGTGCACCAAGGCGCACGCCGGGCTGGCTGCCCTGGCCGATTCAAACGACGCGGTGGTGCTGGGTGCCGATACGGCTGTGGTACTTGATGGGCGCATTCTCGGCAAACCGTTGGACCGTGCCGACGCCCTGGCGACCTTGCAGGCCTTGTCCGGGCGCAGCCACCAGGTGCTCACGGCGGTGGCATTGGTCAGCCGCGAACGGCAGGCTTCGCGGGTGGTCGCAAGCCAAGTGACCTTCCGCGCGTTGAGTCCGGCTGAAATCGAGGCTTACTGGGCCAGTGGCGAGCCGCAGGACAAGGCTGGCAGCTATGGGATCCAGGGGCTGGCAGCGGTGTTTGTCAGCCAGCTGCAAGGCAGCTACTCGGCGGTGGTAGGGTTACCCCTGTGTGAGACCGCAGCGTTACTCGCAGAATTTGCTATTCCGTGCTGGCAGACCATGCCAGATCACAGTCAAGAGGTTGCGGGTCGTGGCTGA
- the mreD gene encoding rod shape-determining protein MreD: MVARASNIWFVWLTLALALLLSVASMPKFMELGRPLWLALFLTYWVLALPHRVGMTTAWALGLLADVLNGSLLGQNALILTLITFLVLTLHQRLRMFPMWQQSTVLLVVFGLAQLVQLWLNALTGSRPPTLAFVLPALVSALLWPWVCAILRGLHQRLGVN, translated from the coding sequence ATGGTCGCGCGTGCGAGCAATATCTGGTTTGTCTGGCTGACCTTGGCTCTGGCGCTGCTGCTGAGTGTGGCGAGCATGCCGAAGTTTATGGAGTTGGGGCGTCCGCTTTGGTTGGCGCTGTTTCTGACCTACTGGGTACTGGCGTTGCCGCATCGTGTGGGCATGACCACGGCGTGGGCCCTTGGTCTGCTGGCGGATGTGCTGAATGGCAGTCTGCTGGGGCAGAATGCGCTGATCCTGACCTTGATCACCTTTCTGGTGCTGACCTTGCACCAGCGTTTGCGCATGTTTCCGATGTGGCAGCAAAGCACTGTGCTGCTGGTGGTTTTTGGTCTGGCCCAGCTGGTGCAGCTGTGGCTGAATGCGCTTACCGGGAGTCGCCCGCCCACCCTGGCATTTGTGTTGCCGGCCCTGGTCAGTGCGTTGCTGTGGCCGTGGGTGTGCGCAATCCTGCGCGGGCTGCATCAGCGCCTCGGCGTCAATTAA
- the mreC gene encoding rod shape-determining protein MreC: protein MFTVLSAALMVVDARFTLLQPLRAQLGLIVEPVYWAGRLPVRLWESATQELSTRSELTAENEKLKAEQLMMQRRLQKLAALTEQNVRLRELLNSAALVDEDVLATELIGIDPNPFTHRILIDKGEKDGVVMGQPVLDARGLMGQVVEVMPYTSRVLLLTDTTHSIPVQVNRNGLRAIASGTGNPERLELRHVADTADIKEGDLLVSSGLGQRFPAGYPVAMVSEVIHDSGQPFAIVRAVPTAMLNRSRYMLLVFTDPRTPEQRATESAQAQEALDREILQQAQPAGQAADAPASPATSTEAAQ, encoded by the coding sequence GTGTTCACCGTGCTGTCGGCTGCGCTGATGGTGGTCGATGCGCGCTTCACCCTGTTGCAGCCGCTGCGCGCGCAGCTGGGCCTGATTGTCGAGCCGGTCTACTGGGCCGGACGCCTGCCGGTACGTCTGTGGGAAAGTGCCACACAGGAGCTGAGTACCCGTAGCGAACTGACCGCCGAAAACGAAAAGCTCAAAGCCGAGCAACTGATGATGCAGCGTCGCCTGCAGAAGCTCGCTGCCCTCACCGAGCAGAACGTGCGCTTGCGTGAACTCCTCAACTCCGCAGCGTTGGTCGATGAGGATGTGCTGGCCACCGAGCTGATCGGCATTGACCCCAACCCCTTTACTCACCGCATTCTGATCGACAAAGGCGAAAAGGACGGGGTGGTGATGGGGCAGCCTGTGCTGGATGCGCGCGGTCTTATGGGCCAGGTGGTTGAGGTGATGCCTTATACCTCGCGCGTGCTGTTGCTCACCGACACGACCCACAGCATCCCGGTGCAGGTCAATCGCAACGGCCTGCGCGCCATCGCCAGTGGTACGGGTAACCCCGAACGACTGGAACTGCGTCATGTGGCGGACACGGCGGATATAAAAGAGGGCGATCTGCTGGTCAGCTCCGGTCTTGGTCAACGTTTCCCTGCCGGTTATCCGGTGGCCATGGTCAGTGAAGTGATTCACGACTCCGGGCAACCGTTTGCCATCGTTCGTGCAGTGCCCACGGCCATGCTGAACCGCAGCCGTTACATGCTGCTGGTGTTCACCGATCCGCGTACCCCGGAGCAACGCGCTACTGAATCGGCACAGGCCCAAGAGGCTCTGGATCGGGAAATTCTGCAGCAGGCACAACCTGCTGGCCAAGCGGCGGATGCGCCAGCGTCCCCCGCCACTTCGACAGAGGCAGCGCAATAA
- the mreB gene encoding rod shape-determining protein MreB, whose protein sequence is MFKKLRGMFSSDLSIDLGTANTLIYVRERGIVLNEPSVVAIRTHGNQKSVVAVGTEAKRMLGRTPGNIAAIRPMKDGVIADFSVCEKMLQYFINKVHENSFLQPSPRVLICVPCKSTQVERRAIRESALGAGAREVFLIEEPMAAAIGAGLPVEEARGSMVVDIGGGTTEIALISLNGVVYAESVRVGGDRFDEAIITYVRRNYGSLIGESTAERIKQEIGTAYAGGELREVDVRGRNLAEGVPRSFTLNSNEVLEALQESLATIVQAVKSALEQSPPELASDIAERGLVLTGGGALLRDLDKLLSQETGLPVIVAEDPLTCVARGGGKALEMMDRHTMDLLSSE, encoded by the coding sequence ATGTTCAAAAAACTGCGTGGCATGTTTTCCAGCGATCTGTCGATTGACCTGGGCACTGCCAATACCCTGATTTATGTCCGCGAGCGCGGCATCGTCCTGAACGAGCCGTCGGTCGTGGCTATCCGCACCCACGGCAACCAGAAGAGCGTGGTGGCGGTCGGAACCGAAGCCAAACGCATGCTCGGCCGTACACCGGGCAACATTGCCGCCATCCGCCCAATGAAAGATGGCGTGATTGCCGACTTCAGCGTCTGCGAAAAGATGCTGCAGTACTTCATCAACAAAGTTCACGAAAACAGCTTCCTGCAGCCATCGCCGCGCGTGCTGATCTGCGTGCCGTGCAAATCCACTCAGGTAGAGCGCCGCGCTATCCGAGAATCGGCCCTCGGTGCCGGTGCCCGTGAAGTGTTCCTGATCGAAGAGCCCATGGCCGCCGCCATTGGTGCCGGCCTGCCGGTTGAAGAGGCTCGCGGCTCGATGGTCGTCGATATCGGTGGTGGTACCACTGAAATCGCCCTGATTTCTCTTAATGGTGTCGTTTACGCAGAGTCTGTACGCGTTGGCGGCGACCGTTTCGACGAAGCGATCATCACCTACGTGCGCCGCAACTACGGTTCGCTGATCGGTGAGTCCACTGCAGAGCGGATCAAGCAGGAAATCGGCACCGCGTATGCCGGTGGCGAACTGCGTGAGGTCGACGTACGTGGCCGCAACCTGGCTGAGGGCGTACCGCGCAGCTTTACCCTGAACTCCAACGAAGTGCTCGAAGCGCTGCAGGAATCCCTGGCGACCATCGTCCAGGCGGTGAAGAGCGCGCTGGAGCAATCGCCGCCAGAACTGGCGTCGGACATCGCCGAGCGTGGCCTGGTGCTGACCGGTGGTGGCGCGCTGCTGCGGGATCTGGACAAATTGCTGTCGCAGGAAACCGGCCTGCCGGTTATCGTCGCTGAAGACCCGCTGACCTGCGTTGCACGCGGCGGCGGCAAGGCTCTGGAAATGATGGATCGCCACACCATGGACCTGCTGTCCTCGGAATAA
- the gatC gene encoding Asp-tRNA(Asn)/Glu-tRNA(Gln) amidotransferase subunit GatC, giving the protein MALDRSDVEKIAHLARLGLNEADIPGTTETLNNILGLIDQMQAVNTDGIEPLAHPLEATQRLRADQVTERNQREAYQAIAPAVENGLYLVPKVIE; this is encoded by the coding sequence ATGGCGCTTGACCGCTCCGACGTGGAGAAAATCGCTCATCTGGCTCGACTGGGCCTGAATGAAGCCGATATCCCGGGTACCACCGAGACCCTCAATAACATTCTCGGCCTGATTGACCAGATGCAAGCCGTCAATACCGACGGCATCGAGCCGCTGGCTCACCCACTGGAAGCCACACAGCGCCTGCGTGCCGACCAGGTCACCGAACGCAACCAGCGCGAGGCCTATCAGGCCATCGCCCCTGCCGTGGAAAACGGCCTGTACCTGGTTCCGAAAGTCATCGAGTAA
- the gatA gene encoding Asp-tRNA(Asn)/Glu-tRNA(Gln) amidotransferase subunit GatA, producing the protein MHQFTLAEIARGLADKQFSAEELTRSLLARIAQLDLQLNSFITVTEDLALSQAKAADARRASGENGALLGAPIAHKDLFCTQDVLTTCASKILTGFKAPYNATVVEKLASAGAVTLGKLNMDEFAMGSANESSHYGAVKNPWDLSRVPGGSSGGSAAAVAARLLPAATGTDTGGSIRQPAALTNLTGIKPTYGRVSRWGMIAYASSLDQGGPLARTAEDCALMLQAMAGFDTKDSTSVDQPVDDYLAALSQPLAGLRIGLPKEYFGAGLDARIGEKVMAVVEELKKLGATVKDISLPNMQHAIPAYYVIAPAEASSNLSRFDGVRFGYRCENPKDLQDLYKRSRGEGFGAEVKRRIMVGTYALSAGYYDAYYLKAQKIRRLIKNDFVAAFKDVDVILGPTTPNLAWKLGEKNNDPVAAYLEDIYTITANLAGIPGLSMPAGFVDGLPVGVQLLGNYFQEGRLLNVAHQYQQVTDWHQHAPSGF; encoded by the coding sequence ATGCATCAATTTACCCTGGCCGAGATCGCCCGCGGACTCGCCGACAAACAGTTTTCCGCCGAAGAACTGACCCGCAGCCTGTTGGCGCGCATCGCCCAACTCGACCTGCAGCTCAACAGCTTTATCACCGTCACCGAAGACCTGGCCCTGAGCCAGGCCAAAGCGGCCGACGCACGCCGCGCAAGTGGCGAGAACGGCGCCCTGCTCGGCGCACCGATTGCGCACAAAGACCTGTTTTGTACGCAAGACGTGCTGACCACTTGCGCGTCGAAAATCCTCACCGGCTTCAAGGCCCCTTACAACGCCACCGTGGTCGAGAAGCTCGCCAGCGCTGGCGCCGTGACCCTGGGCAAGCTGAACATGGACGAATTCGCCATGGGTTCAGCCAACGAATCCAGCCACTACGGCGCGGTGAAAAACCCTTGGGACCTGAGCCGCGTGCCCGGCGGTTCTTCCGGCGGTTCAGCTGCCGCAGTGGCTGCACGCCTGCTGCCAGCAGCCACTGGCACCGACACGGGCGGTTCAATTCGCCAGCCGGCCGCACTGACCAACCTCACCGGGATCAAGCCGACCTATGGACGGGTATCCCGATGGGGCATGATTGCCTACGCCTCCAGCCTCGACCAGGGCGGCCCACTGGCGCGCACCGCTGAAGACTGCGCCCTGATGCTGCAAGCCATGGCTGGCTTCGACACCAAGGACTCCACCAGCGTCGATCAACCGGTGGATGACTACCTTGCCGCCCTCAGCCAGCCGCTCGCCGGCCTGCGCATCGGCCTGCCGAAGGAGTACTTCGGCGCGGGTCTGGATGCGCGCATCGGCGAAAAAGTGATGGCCGTGGTGGAAGAGCTGAAAAAGCTCGGCGCAACCGTCAAGGACATCTCGCTGCCGAATATGCAACACGCGATTCCGGCCTACTACGTGATCGCACCCGCCGAAGCCAGCTCCAACCTGTCCCGATTCGACGGCGTACGCTTCGGCTACCGCTGCGAGAACCCGAAAGACTTGCAGGATCTGTACAAGCGCTCACGTGGCGAAGGCTTTGGTGCGGAAGTGAAGCGCCGGATTATGGTCGGCACCTACGCGCTGTCCGCTGGCTACTACGACGCGTACTACCTCAAGGCACAGAAAATCCGCCGCCTGATCAAAAATGATTTTGTCGCGGCTTTTAAGGATGTTGACGTGATCCTCGGCCCGACCACGCCAAACCTGGCCTGGAAGCTCGGCGAAAAGAACAACGACCCGGTCGCCGCCTACCTGGAAGACATCTACACCATCACCGCCAACCTCGCCGGCATCCCCGGCCTGTCGATGCCTGCCGGCTTCGTTGATGGCTTGCCGGTCGGTGTTCAGCTGCTCGGCAACTACTTCCAGGAAGGCCGCCTGCTTAACGTCGCCCACCAGTACCAACAGGTCACTGACTGGCACCAACATGCACCGAGCGGATTCTGA
- the gatB gene encoding Asp-tRNA(Asn)/Glu-tRNA(Gln) amidotransferase subunit GatB: MQWETVIGLEIHAQLSTQSKIFSASAIAFGAEPNTQASLVDLGMPGTLPVLNAEAVRMACKFGLAIDAEIAPQNVFARKNYFYPDLPKGYQTSQMDHPIVGKGFLDITLEDGTSKRIGITRAHLEEDAGKSLHEDFHGMSGIDLNRAGTPLLEIVSEPDIRSAKEAVAYVKAIHALVRYLGICDGNMAEGSLRCDCNVSVRPVGQAEFGTRAEIKNVNSFRFIEKAINHEVQRQIELIEDGGKVVQETRLYDPNKDQTRSMRSKEEANDYRYFPCPDLLPVVIEQSFLDEVRASLPELPVQKRERFEAQFALSAYDATVLAASRELADYFEAVEKTCGDAKLSANWVMGELSSLLNSDNLDIDQSPVSAEQLGGMILRIKDNTISGKIAKMVFEALAAGEGATADEVIEKKGLKQVTDSGAIEAMLDEVLAANAEQVEQYRAADEAKRGKMFGFFVGQAMKASKGKANPGQVNELLKKKLEA; encoded by the coding sequence ATGCAATGGGAAACCGTAATCGGGCTGGAAATTCACGCCCAACTCAGCACCCAATCGAAGATTTTTTCCGCCAGTGCCATCGCCTTTGGTGCCGAGCCCAACACCCAGGCCAGCCTGGTTGACTTGGGCATGCCCGGCACCCTGCCGGTGCTCAATGCTGAAGCCGTACGCATGGCCTGCAAATTCGGCCTGGCGATTGACGCCGAAATCGCGCCACAGAACGTCTTTGCGCGCAAAAACTACTTCTACCCGGACCTGCCCAAGGGCTACCAGACCAGCCAGATGGATCACCCCATCGTCGGCAAGGGCTTCCTCGACATCACCCTGGAAGACGGCACCAGCAAACGCATCGGCATCACCCGCGCCCACCTGGAAGAAGACGCCGGCAAGAGCCTGCACGAAGACTTCCACGGCATGAGTGGCATCGACCTCAACCGTGCCGGCACGCCGCTGCTGGAAATCGTTTCCGAGCCGGACATCCGCTCGGCGAAAGAAGCGGTGGCCTACGTTAAGGCGATCCATGCGCTGGTGCGCTACCTCGGCATCTGCGACGGCAACATGGCCGAAGGCTCGCTGCGCTGCGACTGCAACGTCTCGGTGCGCCCGGTCGGCCAGGCCGAGTTCGGCACCCGCGCCGAGATCAAGAACGTCAACTCGTTCCGCTTTATCGAAAAAGCCATCAACCATGAAGTGCAACGGCAGATCGAGCTAATCGAAGACGGCGGCAAGGTGGTGCAGGAAACCCGCCTGTACGACCCGAACAAGGACCAGACGCGCTCCATGCGCAGCAAGGAAGAAGCCAACGATTACCGCTACTTCCCCTGCCCGGACCTGCTGCCGGTGGTGATCGAACAGAGCTTCCTCGATGAAGTACGCGCCAGCCTGCCGGAGTTGCCGGTGCAGAAACGTGAGCGTTTCGAAGCGCAGTTTGCGCTGTCCGCCTACGACGCCACTGTATTGGCCGCCAGCCGCGAACTGGCCGACTACTTTGAAGCCGTCGAGAAGACCTGCGGTGATGCCAAGCTGTCGGCCAACTGGGTGATGGGCGAGCTATCCAGCCTGCTCAACAGCGACAACCTGGACATCGACCAGTCGCCGGTCTCGGCTGAACAGCTCGGCGGCATGATCCTGCGCATCAAGGACAACACCATCAGCGGCAAGATCGCCAAGATGGTCTTTGAAGCCCTGGCTGCCGGTGAAGGCGCAACGGCTGACGAGGTGATCGAGAAGAAAGGCCTCAAGCAGGTCACCGACTCGGGCGCCATCGAAGCTATGCTGGATGAAGTGCTGGCTGCCAATGCCGAACAGGTCGAGCAGTACCGCGCGGCGGATGAAGCCAAACGCGGCAAAATGTTCGGCTTCTTCGTCGGCCAGGCCATGAAAGCCTCGAAAGGCAAAGCCAACCCCGGCCAGGTGAACGAACTGCTGAAGAAAAAGCTCGAAGCCTAA
- a CDS encoding septal ring lytic transglycosylase RlpA family protein: protein MRLLLIAITSLLLSACASHQGPVDPQGYRAEGQASYYGARHHGNKTASGERFDQNALTAAHRSLAFGSLVRVTNLRNDKSVVVRINDRGPYSKGRIIDLSHKAAAQIDMLRAGVVPVRIEALE, encoded by the coding sequence ATGCGCCTGTTACTGATCGCCATCACCAGCTTGCTGCTCAGTGCCTGCGCCAGCCATCAGGGCCCGGTTGACCCGCAGGGTTACCGCGCAGAGGGCCAGGCCTCCTATTACGGTGCGCGTCACCACGGCAACAAGACCGCCAGCGGCGAGCGCTTCGACCAGAACGCCCTGACCGCCGCGCACCGCAGCCTGGCCTTCGGCAGCCTGGTGCGGGTGACCAACCTGCGTAACGATAAAAGCGTGGTGGTGCGCATCAACGACCGCGGCCCCTACAGCAAAGGACGAATCATCGACCTGTCGCACAAGGCCGCCGCGCAAATCGACATGCTCCGCGCCGGCGTGGTGCCGGTACGCATCGAAGCCCTCGAGTGA
- a CDS encoding carboxymuconolactone decarboxylase family protein: MSEEQKSGLQVRREVMGDPFVDRALNNATDFTQPLQDFVNEHAWGGVWNREGLDRKTRSLITLAALTALKCPQELKGHVRGALNNGCTVEEIRETLLHCAVYAGVPAAIDAFRAAQDVIDDTQKA; this comes from the coding sequence ATGAGTGAAGAGCAGAAAAGTGGCCTGCAGGTACGCCGCGAAGTGATGGGCGACCCCTTCGTCGACCGCGCCCTGAATAACGCCACCGACTTTACCCAACCGCTGCAGGACTTCGTCAATGAGCACGCCTGGGGTGGCGTGTGGAACCGCGAGGGCCTGGATCGCAAGACCCGCAGCCTGATCACCCTGGCTGCACTGACCGCCCTGAAATGCCCGCAGGAACTAAAAGGCCATGTGCGCGGCGCGCTGAACAACGGCTGCACGGTCGAGGAGATTCGCGAAACCTTGCTGCACTGCGCGGTCTACGCCGGCGTACCGGCAGCCATCGACGCTTTCCGCGCAGCGCAGGACGTGATCGACGACACCCAGAAAGCCTGA
- a CDS encoding AEC family transporter, giving the protein MLAIFSQILGITAPVFAMLFLGMVLKRLGQVDAAFVSTATALVFNVSMPAMLFLAILHADLRTALQPALLGYFVLATVLGFLLVWSWALWRVPRVERGVYVQGAFRGNNGIIGLALATSLYGDYGLSLGGILGGVVILSYNSLSAIVLAIYSPNAKASVWSISKSILRNPLILGVLAAIPFAYWQVRLPVWLTTSGEYLAQLTLPLALICIGATLSLASLRESGKLALGASVMKMVWLPLLGTLGAFLCGFREAELGILFLFFASPTAAASFVMAKAAGANHQLAAAIIVITTLAAAITTNIGLFVLQWGGWI; this is encoded by the coding sequence ATGTTGGCAATCTTCTCGCAAATTCTCGGCATCACCGCGCCGGTGTTCGCCATGCTGTTTCTTGGCATGGTGCTCAAGCGCCTGGGGCAGGTCGACGCCGCTTTTGTCAGCACTGCTACCGCCCTGGTGTTCAACGTCAGCATGCCGGCCATGCTGTTTCTCGCCATCCTGCATGCCGATCTGCGCACGGCGCTGCAGCCGGCGCTGCTCGGTTATTTTGTGCTGGCGACGGTGCTGGGCTTTCTGCTGGTATGGAGCTGGGCACTGTGGCGGGTGCCGCGGGTGGAGCGTGGCGTCTATGTGCAGGGGGCGTTTCGCGGTAATAACGGCATCATCGGCCTGGCGCTGGCCACCAGCCTGTACGGTGATTACGGTTTGTCGCTCGGCGGCATACTCGGTGGCGTGGTCATCCTCAGCTACAACAGCCTGTCGGCGATTGTTCTGGCGATCTACAGCCCAAATGCCAAGGCCAGCGTGTGGAGCATCAGCAAGAGCATTCTGCGTAATCCACTGATTCTCGGTGTACTGGCGGCAATCCCGTTCGCCTACTGGCAGGTTCGGCTGCCGGTCTGGTTGACCACCTCGGGTGAATACCTGGCGCAGCTGACCTTGCCGTTGGCGTTGATTTGTATTGGTGCCACGCTGTCGCTGGCTTCACTGCGTGAAAGTGGCAAGTTGGCCTTGGGGGCCAGTGTGATGAAGATGGTCTGGCTGCCGCTACTGGGCACCCTTGGCGCGTTCCTCTGCGGTTTCCGCGAGGCCGAGCTGGGCATCCTCTTTCTGTTCTTCGCCAGCCCAACGGCGGCAGCCAGCTTCGTGATGGCCAAGGCAGCGGGCGCTAACCATCAGTTGGCGGCGGCGATCATCGTTATCACCACCCTGGCGGCGGCGATCACCACCAATATCGGGCTGTTTGTGCTGCAGTGGGGCGGCTGGATCTAG
- a CDS encoding CitMHS family transporter yields the protein MLTFLGFAMVITFMYLIMSKRLSALIALIIIPIIFALIGGFASQIGPMMLEGIGKLAPTGVMLMFAILYFAIMIDSGLFDPPVRLILKLVKGDPLKVAVGTVALALIVSLDGDGSTTYMICVGAMLPLYSRLKMSPTIMAGLIIMAGGIMNMTPWGGPTARAASALHVDPSDVFVPMIPTMVIGAIVLFAVAYFYGLRERKRLGILQLPDEQTGQDQISVSQYPEARRPKLTLINAALTAVLMTTLIAGLLPMPVLFMIAFSIAMIINYPCLQQQKERIATHAGNVLAVVGLIFAAGIFTGILSGTGMVDAMSKSLLAVIPEALGPHLAVITALVSMPFTFFMSNDAFYYGILPVLNEAAATYGISPVEMARASIVGQPVHLLSPLVPSTYLLIGLAKIEFGDLQRFTLKWAVLICLAIMLAALLLGVFPLFASL from the coding sequence ATGCTGACTTTCCTTGGCTTTGCCATGGTCATCACCTTTATGTACCTGATCATGAGCAAGCGCCTGTCGGCGCTGATTGCCCTGATCATCATCCCGATTATTTTCGCTCTGATCGGCGGCTTCGCCAGCCAGATCGGCCCGATGATGCTCGAAGGCATCGGCAAGCTCGCGCCGACCGGGGTGATGCTGATGTTCGCCATCCTCTATTTCGCCATCATGATCGACTCGGGGCTGTTCGATCCGCCCGTGCGCCTGATCCTCAAACTGGTCAAGGGTGATCCATTGAAGGTCGCCGTCGGCACCGTGGCCCTGGCGCTGATTGTCTCGCTCGACGGCGACGGTTCCACCACCTACATGATCTGCGTCGGTGCCATGCTGCCGCTGTACAGCCGCTTGAAGATGAGCCCGACCATCATGGCCGGCCTGATCATCATGGCCGGCGGTATCATGAACATGACACCATGGGGTGGGCCGACCGCTCGCGCCGCCAGCGCCCTGCATGTCGACCCCTCGGATGTGTTTGTGCCGATGATTCCGACCATGGTGATCGGGGCCATCGTGCTGTTTGCCGTCGCCTATTTCTATGGCCTGCGTGAGCGCAAGCGCCTGGGCATTCTGCAACTGCCGGACGAGCAAACCGGCCAGGATCAGATCAGCGTTTCACAGTACCCAGAGGCTCGCCGTCCCAAGCTGACCCTGATCAACGCTGCCCTCACCGCGGTGCTCATGACGACGCTGATTGCCGGCCTGCTGCCGATGCCGGTACTGTTTATGATCGCGTTCAGCATCGCCATGATCATCAACTACCCCTGCCTGCAGCAGCAGAAAGAGCGCATCGCCACCCACGCCGGCAACGTTCTGGCAGTGGTCGGATTGATCTTCGCCGCGGGGATCTTCACCGGCATTCTGTCCGGCACGGGCATGGTCGACGCCATGTCCAAGAGCCTGCTGGCAGTCATCCCTGAAGCCCTCGGCCCGCATCTGGCAGTGATCACGGCACTGGTGAGCATGCCGTTCACCTTCTTTATGTCCAACGATGCGTTCTACTACGGCATCCTGCCGGTGCTCAACGAAGCCGCCGCCACCTACGGCATCAGCCCAGTGGAAATGGCCCGCGCGTCGATTGTCGGCCAACCGGTACACCTGCTCAGCCCGCTGGTGCCTTCGACCTATTTGCTGATCGGTCTGGCAAAGATCGAATTCGGCGACCTGCAGCGCTTCACCCTGAAATGGGCGGTGCTGATCTGCCTGGCCATCATGTTGGCGGCACTGCTGTTGGGCGTGTTCCCACTATTTGCCAGCCTCTGA
- a CDS encoding response regulator transcription factor, with protein sequence MSDEVLFDGDEHPHLLLVDDDPTFTRVMARAMSRRGLRVSTAGSAEEGLALAEQDLPDYAVVDLKMEGDSGLVLLPKLLELDAEMRVVILTGYSSIATAVEAIKRGACNYLCKPADADDVLAALLTQHADLESLVPDNPMSVDRLQWEHIQRVLSEHEGNISATARALGMHRRTLQRKLQKRPVRR encoded by the coding sequence ATGAGCGATGAAGTGCTGTTCGACGGTGATGAACACCCTCACCTGCTGCTGGTTGATGATGATCCGACGTTTACCCGTGTGATGGCGCGCGCCATGAGTCGTCGTGGCCTGCGTGTGTCTACCGCCGGTTCGGCAGAGGAAGGCCTGGCTCTGGCTGAGCAGGATCTGCCGGATTACGCCGTGGTTGACCTGAAGATGGAGGGCGATTCCGGGCTGGTGCTGCTGCCCAAGCTGCTTGAACTGGACGCTGAAATGCGCGTGGTGATCCTTACCGGTTATTCGAGCATTGCCACGGCAGTGGAAGCGATCAAGCGCGGTGCCTGCAATTACCTGTGCAAACCGGCCGATGCCGATGATGTGCTGGCCGCGCTGCTGACTCAACATGCCGACCTGGAAAGCCTGGTGCCGGACAACCCGATGTCGGTCGATCGCCTGCAGTGGGAGCACATCCAGCGCGTGCTCAGCGAGCATGAAGGCAATATCTCCGCCACTGCCCGCGCCTTGGGCATGCATCGACGGACCTTGCAGCGCAAGCTGCAGAAGCGCCCGGTACGCCGCTGA